The genomic window GGTGTTCGTCTCGGCGGCGTCCGGCGCGGTGGGGCAGCTCGTCGGCCAGTTCGCCAGGCTCATGGGCTGCTACGTCGTCGGCAGCGCCGGGTCCAAGGAGAAGGTGGACCTTCTCATCAACAAGTTCGGCTTCCACGACGCGTTCAACTACAAGGAGGAGGGCGGCGACCTCACCGGCGCGCTCAAGAAGCGCTTCCCCGACGGCATCGACGTCTACTTCGAGAACGTGGGCGGGAAGATGCTGGAGGCGGTGCTGGCCAACATGAAGGTGCACGGCCGCATCGCCGTCTGCGGCCTCATCTCGCAGTacaacctcgccgccggcgagaaGGACGCGGAGGAGCTCAGAGCGCGCAACCTGGTGTACCTCATTTCCAAGCGGATCCGGATGCAGGGGTTCGTCGAGCCCGACCACAAGCACCTCTACCCGGAGTACAGGGCGTGGGTGCTGCCGCACATCAAGGACGGCAAGGTGGTGtacgtggaagacgtcgtggaggGGCTCGACGCGGCGCCCGCAGCGCTCATCGGACTCTTCCACGGCCGCAACGTCGGCAAGCAGGTCGTCAGGCTCGCCAACCCTCAGTGACTGAC from Triticum aestivum cultivar Chinese Spring chromosome 3B, IWGSC CS RefSeq v2.1, whole genome shotgun sequence includes these protein-coding regions:
- the LOC123068745 gene encoding 2-alkenal reductase (NADP(+)-dependent) codes for the protein MAELKSRRVILKDYVEGYPTEEHMELLPAADVDEAAAAEEGSVLVKNLCLSCDPYMRPKMARPQEQWYTEAYVPGTTITGFGVAQVVRSSLPGLAAGDLVSGVTGWEDYSVIKPPFAGQLTKIRPEDGLPLSYYTGVLGMPGFTAYVGFHRICSPKAGETVFVSAASGAVGQLVGQFARLMGCYVVGSAGSKEKVDLLINKFGFHDAFNYKEEGGDLTGALKKRFPDGIDVYFENVGGKMLEAVLANMKVHGRIAVCGLISQYNLAAGEKDAEELRARNLVYLISKRIRMQGFVEPDHKHLYPEYRAWVLPHIKDGKVVYVEDVVEGLDAAPAALIGLFHGRNVGKQVVRLANPQ